AGACTCGCTTATATCTAACATAATGTCAGATTTCTTAAATACCGGGGGGTGATCATTTACGTCTAAAACTTCAATTGTTATGTGATGCAACTCCATAGGATTTTCCAAAATTATTTCAAAGCTGAAACTGCAAGGTTCGACCTCTCCACAAAGCTGCTCTCGGTCTATTATTTCTTTCACGACGAGAATCCCTTTGTCTGTCTTCAGCTCGGTGTACTGGATGCTATCTCCGGTCACGATACGGGCCCGCCCTGAGCGGAGCCTTTTCACATCCAAACCTAGATCCTGTGCTACATTTCCGATTAGGGAGCCTTTCTTCATCTCCTCCGGGATTGTATATCGGATATGTCCACCGACCATTTGGTTGAGATACAAGAAGAAAACGAGCAGCAGCCAGTTTTGTCTGCAGCCAGTTCGCCATTTCACGCAAAGACTGAAGGGAAGTATTCCACAAGCCATGATCCAATAATCACACAAATACTATCGCGGCAATCCAAGCACACTAATTATTCTCCACAGAAGAAAACTCTAAAGAGGTTGATTCTGGTTTGTTATCATCCGAACAGAAATGTCAGATCATGCGAGTCTTTTCGCCTCTGTCAGCCCACATGAAGCACACTACCAATCGCTCTCTCACAGGATAGACTGGTGAGGGAGGGGACTGTTTAGTGATGCTCTGTAGCTTAAATTGGATTGACCAACAGCGTCCCTTAGAGTTCAAAATCAAGAACGCCATGTAACACAGAATCATTTCTGCAAATATTACATGGTTGCTCTCATTTAACTGGTAAATCATATACatattgtaaaagaaaataaatattccatTCCTCTAAAATAACCATTGTAATACAAATTAGTTTAATACTCATCTTAAAAAAGACAAGATTTTGGAAATCAAGTCTAAATtggtaaaaaagtgaaataaacatTGCAATGCTCATCACAGGTTttaaccaaaaataaaataacacaaaatctTCTATCTTTAAACACGGtcaaaactagaaaaaaaaaaaaaacgtgagcTTCGTGAAACTATAGACGCTGAATGAGAATTCTTAAAGCCAGTtgctaaaaataaatacatgttttcaaCAATCACCAGTTGATTTCCATGAAGTCACTCTGAAAGTCACCAACACTGAACAACGTGTAACAGAATAACTAAGTAGGAAGTACCCCGTATGAATTACGCAGAATACGACactgtccaaggtgctgaatACAAAGGAAAAACgtcacaaatatatttaaacacgGAAAGATACATAGAGGCACAGAGGATAAATTATTTCGGTAAACTAACCTCTAGAGGAGAATCTGGTTCATCCAGGATGCTCTTCTCACTCTGTATCCGCTGCATGGTCCCTGTAGAACTGGGGTCCATTATCAGCACGTTCTGACTACCAGCTCTGCCGAACTTACAGTCACTCTTTCTGGAATCAGTCGTCCTGCACACCTCGTAATTGTACACGTGCTGGAGAGTCCCTGTGCCCAAAGTGTCTGAGTAACGTGGTGGATAATATGGAATCACAGGGAGGTTGGAGTGAAACAGGGTGCGAGACTGTCTCCATCTGTAGATTTTCACTGATATAATAACCACTACAcacgtgatgaagaggaaggacaCTACAGCCAAAGCCAGCACTAAGTAAAAAGTCAGGTTGTCATTGTACTCCTTGTCGTGTGTAAAGTCAGTGAACTCAGACAGCACTTCAGGGAAGCTGTCCGCCACCGCCACGTTAACAATGACTGCAGCTGAACGAGACGGCTGCCCGTTGTCCTCCACTATAAcagtcagtctttgtttcacagcatCTTTATCATTCACTTGGCGTATAGTTCTGATTTCTCCATTCTGTAAGCCCACTTCAAACAGCGCCCTGTCTGTGGCTTTCTGCAGTTTATACGAGAGCCAGGCATTCTGTCCAGAGTCCACATCAACAGCCACCACTTTAGTCACCAGGTAGCCCACATCTGCTGCACGAGGCACCATCTCAGCCACCACTGATCCACCAGTCTGGACTGGGTACAGGACCTGAGGGGGGTTGTCGTTCTGGTCCTGGATCACCATTTTCACTGTCACGTTGCTACTGAGTGGAGGAGAGCCTCCATCCTGCGCTTTGACCACGAAAACCAGTTCTTTCAGCTGCTCATAATCAAATGAACGCACTGCGTGCACTACTCCGCTTTCTGCATTAACTGAGACAAAACCAGAAACTGGAGATCCACCGATATTAGTGTCTTCCAGAATATAAGATATTCTGGCGTTTTGGTTTTCATCAGGATCTCTGGCCCTTAGTGTGATAACAGACACACCTGGAGAGTTATTCTCTGTGATAAACGCATTATAAACACCTTGTGGAAACACTGGTGCATTATCGTTCACATCAGAGACCTTCAAATGAAAGGTTCTCTTTGATGAGAGAGGAGGCATTCCTGCATCTGTTACAACTACAGTGATGTTATACTCTGAAACACTTTCACGATCTAATACAGTATCTGTGACCAAAGTGTAATAATTTCTTAAATTGGATTTAATCTTAAAAGGTGCATTTTCTTCAATTCTACAGTTCACTTGTCCGTTATCACCTGAATCAAGATCTTTAACATTTATGATCCCAATAGTTGTTCCAGGAGGAGAGTCCTCTGACACAGGACTAGTGAATGACATCACGCTAACAGCGGGGGTGTTGTCATTCACATCACTAACTTCAATTATTACTTTGCAAGAATCGGTCATTCCTCCCTGATCTTTTGCATCGAGTCTGAGCTCAAATTTCTTATCCTTTTCATAATCCACAGcacctttaataaaaatatcaccagTTCTTCCATCAACTGTGAACATATCACTGAGGCCACTATTTAGGTCTGAAAAATAGTACGTTACAATACTATTTGAGCCGTAATCTGCGTCACTAGCATTAACAGTGGTAACGTAAGTGTCTTTTGGAGAGTTTTCCATCACTGTAGCTTTGTACACAGATTGGTTAAAAACAGGTGCATTATCATTGGCATCAAGAACAACGATATCTATATTTACTGTACCAGATCTCTGCGGCGATCCACCGTCTACGGCGATCAGCTTCAGAGATAGTTTAGgatttgtctctctgtctaaAGGCTTCTGTAACACCATTTCAGCATATTTCTTTCCATCTGCATTCGAGTTTTGTTTCAGAACAAAATTATCATTATCAGACAGAAAATATTCTCTGAGTCCATTTACACCCACATCAGGGTCTTCTGCACTCGTCAATGAAAAACGAGCACCTACATTAGCTATCTCACTAATTTCAAAATTGATTTTATCTCTTTTAAATGTTGGCGAGTGATCATTTATGTCTGTTATTTCAACTGTAATCTGATGTAGCTCCATAGGGTTTTCTAAAATCACCTCAAAGCTGAAACTGCACGGTGTGACGTCTCCGCAGAGCTGCTCTCGGTCTATTCTCTCATTCACGACCAGAGTCCCTTTGTCTGTCTTCAGCTCGGTGTACTGGATGTTTTCTCCGGTCACGATACGGGCCCGCCCTGAACGGAGTCTTTTCAGATCCAAGCCTAGATCCTGAGCTACATTACCGATTAGGGAGCCTTTCTTCATCTCCTCCGGGATTGCATATCGGATATGTCCACCGACCATTTGGTTGAGATACAAGAAGAAAACGAGCAGCAGCCAGTTTTTTCCGTAGCCAGTTCGCCATTTCACGCAAAGACTGAAGGGAAATATTCCACAAGCCATGACCCAAGAATCACACAAATACTATCGCGGCAATCCAAGCACAGGAATTACCCTTTACAGAAACAAACTCTAACGAGGTTGATTCTGGTTTGTTATCATACGAAAAGAGATGTCAGATCATGCGAGTCTATTCGCCTCTGTCGGCCCACATGAAGCACACTACCAATCGCTCTCTCACAGGATAGACTGGTGAGGGAGGGGACTGTTTAGTGATGCTCTGTAGCTTAAATTGGATTGACCAACAGCGTCCCTTAGAGTTCAAAATCAAGATTGCCATGTAACACAAAATGATTTCGACAAATATCATATGGGTGCTAgcattttacttttaaatgtcacaaaaatatttaaaatagaaaaaaacattttactccATTCAAAGACCCCTTAGAATACCAACTTACTTTAGCCTCATCTTAAAAGAAGACACTAGTTTGGATTTTATGTCTAAATTCGccacaaggtaaaaaaaaaaaacattgcagtgCTCCTGACAGGTtttaagaaataataaaatactcCAAACATATTCTATCGTTTAACAAGgaaacaactacaaaaaaagaaaagggtatGGTGAAACTATAGAAGTTGAACGAGAATTGTTAAAGTCAGATGCTAaaattatttacatgttttcaaCAATCACTAGTTGATTTCCATGAAGTCACTCTGAAAGTCACCAACACTGAACAACGTGTAACAAAATAACTAAGTAGAAGGTATCCCATATAAATTAAGCAGAATACGacgctgtccaaggtgctgaaaATAAAGGAAGAGCGTCACCTACGAAAAGATTTATATCGGCACAGAGGATAAATAACATCAGTAAACTAACCTCTAGAGGAGAATCTGGTTCATCCAGGATGCTCTTCTCACTCTGTATCCTCTGCATGGTCCCTGTAGAACTGGGGTCCATTATCAGCACGTTCTGACTACCAGCTCTGCCGAACTTACAGTCACTCTTTCTGGAGTCAGTCGTCCTGCACACCTCGTAATTGTACACGTGCTGGAGAGTCCCTGTGCCCAAAGTGTCTGAGTAACGTGGTGGATAATATGGAATCACAGGGAGGTTGGAGTGATACAGGGTGCGAGACTGTCTCCATCTGTAGATTTTCACTGATATAATAACCACAACAcacgtgatgaagaggaaggacaCTACAGCCAAAGCCAGCACTAAGTAAAAAGTCAGGTTGTCATTGTACTCCTTGTCGTGTGTAAAGTCAGTGAACTCAGACAGCACTTCAGGGAAGCTGTCCGCCACCGCCACGTTAACAATGACTGCAGCTGAACGAGACGGCTGCCCGTTGTCCTCCACTATAAcagtcagtctttgtttcacagcatCTTTATCATTCACTTGGCGGATAGTTCTGATTTCTCCATTCTGTAAGCCCACTTCAAACAGCGCCCTGTCTGTAGCTTTCTGCAGTTTATACGAGAGCCAGGCATTCTGTCCAGAGTCCACATCAACAGCCACCACTTTAGTCACCAGGTAGCCCACATCTGCTGCACGAGGCACCATCTCAgccaccactgagccaccagtcTGGACTGGGTACAGGACCTGAGGGGGGTTGTCGTTCTGGTCCTGGATCACCATTTTCACTGTCACGTTGCTACTGAGTGGAGGGGAGCCTCCATCCTGCGCTTTGACCACGAAAACCAGTTCTTTCAGCTGCTCATAATCAAATGAACGGACTGCGTGCACTACTCCGCTTTCTGCATTAACTGAGACAAAACCAGAAACTGGAGATCCACCGATATTAGTGTCTTCCAGAATATAAGATATTCTGGCGTTTTGGTTTTCATCAGGATCTCTGGCCCTTAGTGTGATAACAGACACACCTGGAGAGTTATTCTCTGTGATAAACGCATTATAAACACCTTGTGGAAACACTGGTGCATTATCGTTCACATCAGAGACCTTCAAATGAAAGGTTCTCTTTGACGAGAGAGGAGGCATACCTGCATCTGTCGCAACTACAGTGATGTTATACTCTGAAACACTTTCACGATCTAATACAGTATCTGTGACCAAAGTGTAATAATTTCTTAAATTGGATTTAATCTTAAAAGGTGCATTTTCTTCAATTCTACAGTTCACTTGTCCGTTATCACCTGAATCAAGATCTTTAACATTTATGATCCCAATAGTTGTTCCAGGAGGAGAGTCCTCTGACACAGGACTAGTGAATGACATCACGCTAACAGCGGGGGTGTTGTCATTCACATCACTAACTTCAATTATCACTTTGCTTGAATCCGTCATTCCTCCCTGATCCTTTGCCTCGATTCTAATTTCGtatttttgttccttttcatAATCAATTGAACCTGTAACTAAAATTACACCTGTTTTTCCATCAACTGTGAACATATCACGGAGACCACTACTCAGGTCTGAAAAATAGTATGTTACAATACTATTTGAGCCGTAATCTGCATCACTAGCATTAACAGTGGTAACGTAAGTGTCTTTTGGAGAGTTTTCCATCACTGTAGCTTTGTACACAGATTGGTTAAAAACAGGTGCATTATCATTGGCATCAAGAACAACGATATCTATATTTACTGTACCAGATCTCTGCGGCGATCCACCGTCTACGGCGATCAGCTTCAGAGATAGTTTAGgatttgtctctctgtctaaAGGCTTCTGTAACACCATTTCAGCGTATTTCTTCCCATCTGCATTCGAGTTTTGTTTGAGAACAAAATGATCATTCTCAGACAGAAAATATTCTCTGAGTCCATTTACACCCACATCAGGGTCTTCCGCCCTCGTCAATGTAAAATGGGCACCTGCATTAGCTATCTCACTGATTTCAAAATTGATTCTATCTCTTTGAAATGTTGGCGAGTGATCATTTATGTCTGTTATTTCAACTGTAATCTGATGTAGCTCCATAGGGTTTTCTAAAATCACCTCAAAGCTGAAACTGCACGGTGTGACGTCTCCGCAGAGCTGCTCTCGGTCTATTCTCTCATTTACGACCAGAGTCCCTTTGTCTGTCTTCAGCTCGGTGTACTGGATGTTTTCTCCGGTCACGATACGGGCCCGCCCTGAACGGAGTCTTTTCATATCCAAACCTAGATCTTGAGCTACATTACCGATTAGGGAGCCTTTCTTCATCTCCTCCGGGATTGCATATCGGATATGTCCACCGACCATTTGGTTGAGATACAAGAAGAAAACGAGTAGCAGCCAGTTATGTCTGCAGCCAGTTCGCCATTTCACGCAAAGACTAAAGGGAAGTATTCCACAAGCCATGACCCAAGAATCACACAAATACTATCGCAGCAATCCAAGCAAACGAAATATCCTTCACAGTAGAAATTTCTTTAGAAGGTTGATTCTGGTTGGTTATCATCCGAAAAGAGATGTCAGATCATGCGAGTATTTTCGCCTCTGTCAGCCCACATGAAGCACACTACCAATCGCTCTCTCACAGGATAGACTGGTGAGGGAGGGGACTGTTTAGTGATGCTCTGTAGCTTAAATTGGATTGACCAACAGCGTCCCTTAGAGTTCAAAATCAAGAATGCCGTGTTACACAGAATCATTTCAGCAAATATTGTATGGTTGCTCTCATTTGACTGGtaaatgatacaaaaatattttaaataaaataaaccttttactCCCCAAAAGACCCCTTAGATTACCAACTTATTTTATactcatcttaaaaaaagacactagTTTGGATTTTAAGTCTAAATTCGCCACTAAGTGAAAAAACATTGCAGTGCTCCTGACAggttttaagaaaaaataaaatactccAAATATCTTGTATCTTTTAACAAGGAAACAACTACACAAACAAGAAAAGGGTATGGTGAAACAATATTAGTTGAAAGAAAATTGTTAAAGTCAGTTGCTAAAATTATATACATGTTTTCAACAATCACCAGTTGATTTCCATGAAGTCACTCCGAATGTCACCAACACTGTGCAAAACGTCTAACAAAATAACTAAGTAGGAGGTACCCAATAGAAATTTCGCAGAATACGacgctgtccaaggtgctgacAATAAAGGAAGGACGTCACCTACGAAAAGATTTATATCGGCACATAGGATGAATAACATCAGTAAACTAACCTCTAGAGGAGAGTCTGGTTCATCCAGGATGCTCTTCTCACTCTGTATCCTCTGCATGGTCCCTGTAGAACTGGGGTCCATTATCAGCACGTTCTGACTACCAGCTCTGCCGAACTTACAGTCACTCTTTCTGGAGTCAGTCGTCCTGCACACCTCGTAATTGTACACGTGCTGGAGAGTCCCTGTGCCCAAAGTGTCTGAGTAACGTGGTGGATAATATGGAATCACAGGGAGGTTGGAGTGAAACAGGGTGCGAGACTGTCTCCATCTGTAGATTTTCACTGATATAATAACCACTACAcacgtgatgaagaggaaggacaCTACAGCCAAAGCCAGCACTAAGTAAAAAGTCAGGTTGTCATTGTACTCCTTGTCGTGTGTAAAGTCAGTGAACTCAGACAGCACTTCAGGGAAGCTGTCCGCCACCGCCACGTTAACAATGACTGCAGCTGAACGAGACGGCTGCCCGTTGTCCTCCACTATAAcagtcagtctttgtttcacagcatCTTTATCATTCACTTGACGGATAGTTCTGATTTCTCCATTCTGTAAGCCCACTTCAAACAGCGCCCTGTCTGTGGCTTTCTGCAGTTTATACGAGAGCCAGGCATTCTGTCCAGAGTCCACATCAACAGCCACCACTTTAGTCACCAGGTAGCCCACATCTGCAACACGAGGCACCATCTCAGCCACCACTGATCCACCAGTCTGGACTGGGTACAGGACCTGAGGGGGGTTGTCGTTCTGGTCCTGGATCACCATTTTCACTGTCACGTTGCTACTGAGTGGAGGAGAGCCTCCATCCTGCGCTTTGACCACAAAAACCAGTTCTTTCAGCTGCTCATAATCAAATGAACGGACTGCGTGCACTACTCCGCTTTCTGCATTAACTGAGACAAAACCAGAAACTGGAGATCCACCGATATTAGTGTCTTCCAGAATATAAGATATTCGGGCGTTTTGGTTTTCATCAGGATCTCTGGCCCTTAGTGTGATAACAGACACACCTGGAGAGTTATTCTCTGTGATAAACGCATTATAAACACCTTGTGGAAACACTGGTGCATTATCGTTCACATCAGAGACCTTCAAATGAAAGGTTCTCTTTGACGAGAGAGGAGGCATGCCTGCATCTGTTACAACTACAGTGATGTTATACTCTGAAACACTTTCACGATCTAATACAGTATCTGTGACCAAAGTGTAATAATTTCTTAAATTGGATTTAATCTTAAAAGGTGAATTTTCTTCAATTCTACAGTTCACTTGTCCGTTATCACCTGAATCGAGATCTTTAACATTTATGATCCCAATAGTTGTTCCAGGAGGAGAGTCCTCTGACACAGGACTAGTGAATGACATCACGCTAACAGCAGGGACGTTGTCATTTATATCACTAACTTCAATTATTACTTTGCTTGAATCAATCAATCCTCCCTGATCCTTTGCCTCGATTCTAATTtcgtattttttttctttttcgaAATCAATTGAACCTGTAACTAAAATTACACCTGTTTTTCCATCTACTGTGAACATATTACTGAAACCACTGTTTAGGTCTGAAAAATAATAAGTTACAATACTATTTGAGCCGAAATCAGCGTCACTAGCATTGAGGGTGGTGACATGAGTTTCTTTTGGAGAGTTTTCCATCACTGTAGCTTTGTACACAGATTGGTTAAAAACAGGTGCATTATCATTGGCATCAAGAACAACGATATCTATATTTACTGTACCAGATCTCTGCGGCGATCCACCGTCTACGGCGATCAGCTTCAGAGATAGTTTAGgatttgtctctctgtctaaAGGCTTCTGTAACACCATTTCAGCATATTTCTTTCCATCTGCATTCGAGTtttgtttcaaaacaaaattatCATTATCAGACAGAAAATATTCTCTGAGTCCATTTACACCCACATCAGGGTCTTCTGCACTAGTCAATGGAAAACGGGCACCTGCATTAGCTGATTCACTGATTTCAAAATTGATTTTATCTCTTTTAAATGTTGGCGAGTGATCATTTATGTCTGTTATTTCAACTGTAATCTGATGTAGCTCCATAGGGTTTTCTAAAATCACCTCAAAGCTGAAACTGCACGGTGTGACGTCTCCGCAGAGCTGCTCTCGGTCTATTCTCTCATTCACGACCAGAGTCCCTTTGTCTGTCTTCAGCTCGGTGTACTGGATGTTTTCTCCGGTCACGATACGGGCCCGCCCTGAACGGAGCCTTTTCATATCCAAACCAAGATCCTGAGCTACATTACCGATTAGGGAGCCTTTCTTCATCTCCTCCGGGATTGTATATCGGATATGTCCACCGACCATTTGGTTGAGATACAAGAAGAAAACGAGCAGCAGCCAGTTTTTTCCGTAGCCAGTTCGCCATTTCACGCAAAGACTGAAGGGAAGTATTCCACAAGCCATGATCCAAGAATCACACAAACACTATCGCGGCAATCCAAGCACAGGAATTATCCTTCACAGTAGAAAAACTCTAAAGAGGTTGATTCTGGTTTGTTATCATCCGAAAAGAGATGTCAGATCATGCGAGTCTTTTGGCCTCTGTCAGCCCACATGAAGCACACTACCAATCGCTCTCTCACAGGATAGACTGGTGAGGGAGGGGACTGTTTAGTGATGCTCTGTAGCTTAAATTGGATTGACCAACAGCGTCCCTTAGAGTTCAAAATCAAGAATGCCATGTAACACAGAATTATTTCTGAAAATATTACGTGGTTGCTCTCATTTGACTGATAAATAATATACATACTGTAAAAGAAAATTCACATTATATTCTTCTAAAATAACCATTGGAATACAAATTAGTTAAAAActcatctaaaaaaaagacaagatttTGGAAATAACGTCTAAATTGgtcaaaaagtgaaataaaaattacatttctcaTTACAGGTTTTAACAAATAATAAGATACCCCAAATCTTCTATCTTTAAACACGGTAAAatctagaaaagaaaaaacaaaacttaagttTGGTGAAACTATAGATGCTGAATGAGAATTGTTCAAGTCTGTTGCTAAAATAatatacaaacatgtttttaaaaatcaccaGTTGATTTCCATGAAGTCACTCTGAAACTCACCAACACTGAACAACGTCTAACAAAATAACTAAGTCGGAAGTACCCCATATAAATTACGCAGAATACGacgctgtccaaggtgctgaatacaaaagaaaaacgtcaccaacaaatatatttaaacacgGAAAGATACAAAGAGGCACAGAGGATGAATTATTTCAGTAAACTAACCTCTAGAGGAGAGTCTGGTTCATCCAGGATGCTCTTCTCACTCTGTATCCGCTGCATGGTCCCTGTAGAACTGGGGTCCATTATCAACACGTTCTGACTACCAGCTCTGCCGAACTTACAGTCACTCTTTCTGGAGTCAGTCGTCCTGCACACCTCGTAATTGTACACGTGCTGGAGAGTCCCTGTGCCCAAAGTGTCTGAGTAACGTGGTGGATAATATGGAATCACAGGGAGGTTGGAGTGATACAGGGTGCGAGACTGTCTCCATCTGTAGATTTTCATTGATATAATAACCACTACAcacgtgatgaagaggaaggacaCTACAGCCAAAGCCAGCACTAAGTAAAAAGTCAGGTTGTCATTGTACTCCTTGTCGTGTGTAAAGTCAGTGAACTCAGACAGCACTTCAGGGAAGCTGTCCGCCACCGCCACGTTAACAATGACTGCAGCTGAACGAGACGGCTGCCCGTTGTCCTCCACTATAAcagtcagtctttgtttcacagcatCTTTATCATTCACTTGGCGGATAGTTCTGATTTCTCCATTCTGTAAGCCCACTTCAAACAGCGCCCTGTCTGTGGCTTTCTGCAGTTCATACGAGAGCCAGGCATTCTGTCCAGAGTCCACATCAACAGCCACCACTTTAGTCACCAGGTAGCCCACATCTGCAACACGAGGCACCATCTCAGCCACCACTGATCCACCAGTCTGGACTGGGTACAGGACCTGAGGGGGGTTGTCGTTCTGGTCCTGGATCACAATTTTCACTGTCACGTTGCTACTGAGTGGAGGAGAGCCTCCATCCTGCGCTTTGACCACGAAAACCAGTTCTTTCAGCTGCTCATAATCAAATGAACGCACTGCGTGCACTACTCCGCTTTCTGCATTAACTGAGACAAAACCAGAAACTGGAGATCCACCGATATTAGTGTCCTCCAGAATATAAGATATCCTGGCGTTTTGGTTTTCATCAGGATCTCTGGCCCTTAGTGTGATAACAGACACACCTGGAGAGTTATTCTCTGTGATAAACGCATTATAAACACCTTGTGGAAACACTGGTGCATTATCGTTCACATCAGAGACCTTCAAATGAAAGGTTCTCTTTGACGAGAGAGGAGGCATGCCTGCATCTGTTACAACTACAGTGATGTTATACTCTGAAACACTTTCACGATCTAATACAGTATCTGTGACCAAAGTGTAATAATTTCTTAAATTGGATTTAATCTTAAAAGGTGCATTTTCTTCAATTCTACAGTTCACTTGTCCATTATCACCTGAATCGAGATCTTTAACATTTATGATCCCAATAGTTGTTCCAGGAGGAGAGTCCTCTGACACAGGACTAGTGAATGACATCACGCTAACAGCGGGGGTGTTGTCATTCACATCACTAACTTCAATTATTACTTTGCAAGAATCCGTCAATCCTCCCTGATCTTTTGCCTCGAGTCTGAGCTcaatttttttgtccttttcataATCAATTGAACCTGTAACTAGAATTACACCTGTTTTTCCATCAACTGTGAACATATCACTGAGACCACTGCTTAGGTCTGAAAAATAGTACGTTACAATACTATTTGAGCCAAAATCAGCGTCACTAGCATTGAGGGTGGTGACATGAGTTTCTTTTGGAGAGTTTTCCATCACTGTAGCTTTGTACACAGATTGGTTGAAAACAGGTGCATTATCATTGACATCAAGAACAACGATATCTATATTTACTGTACCAGATCTCTGCGGTGATCCACCGTCTACGGCGATCAGCTTCAGAGATAGTTTAGgatttgtctctctgtctaaAGGCTTCTGTAACACCATTTCAGCGTATTTGTTTCCATCTGCATTCGAGTtttgtttcaaaacaaaattatCATTATCAGACAGAAAATATTCTCTGAGTCCATTTACACCCACATCAGGGTCTTCTGCCCTCGTCAGTGAAAAACGAGCACCTGCATTAGCTGATTCACTGATTTCAAAATTGATTTTATCTCTTTTAAATGTTGGCGAGTGATCATTTATGTC
This is a stretch of genomic DNA from Labrus bergylta chromosome 9, fLabBer1.1, whole genome shotgun sequence. It encodes these proteins:
- the LOC136179942 gene encoding protocadherin beta-4-like; its protein translation is MACGIFPFSLCVKWRTGYGKNWLLLVFFLYLNQMVGGHIRYAIPEEMKKGSLIGNVAQDLGLDLKRLRSGRARIVTGENIQYTELKTDKGTLVVNERIDREQLCGDVTPCSFSFEVILENPMELHQITILIQDQNDNPPQVLYPVQTGGSVVAEMVPRAADVGYLVTKVVAVDVDSGQNAWLSYKLQKATDRALFEVGLQNGEIRTIRQVNDKDAVKQRLTVIVEDNGQPSRSAAVIVNVAVADSFPEVLSEFTDFTHDKEYNDNLTFYLVLALAVVSFLFITCVVVIISVKIYRWRQSRTLFHSNLPVIPYYPPRYSDTLGTGTLQHVYNYEVCRTTDSRKSDCKFGRAGSQNVLIMDPSSTGTMQRIQSEKSILDEPDSPLEVSLPK
- the LOC114920704 gene encoding protocadherin beta-4-like yields the protein MACGILPFSLCVKWRTGCRHNWLLLVFFLYLNQMVGGHIRYAIPEEMKKGSLIGNVAQDLGLDMKRLRSGRARIVTGENIQYTELKTDKGTLVVNERIDREQLCGDVTPCSFSFEVILENPMELHQITILIQDQNDNPPQVLYPVQTGGSVVAEMVPRAADVGYLVTKVVAVDVDSGQNAWLSYKLQKATDRALFEVGLQNGEIRTIRQVNDKDAVKQRLTVIVEDNGQPSRSAAVIVNVAVADSFPEVLSEFTDFTHDKEYNDNLTFYLVLALAVVSFLFITCVVVIISVKIYRWRQSRTLYHSNLPVIPYYPPRYSDTLGTGTLQHVYNYEVCRTTDSRKSDCKFGRAGSQNVLIMDPSSTGTMQRIQSEKSILDEPDSPLESDFMEIN
- the LOC109979956 gene encoding protocadherin beta-4-like, encoding MACGILPFSLCVKWRTGYGKNWLLLVFFLYLNQMVGGHIRYTIPEEMKKGSLIGNVAQDLGLDMKRLRSGRARIVTGENIQYTELKTDKGTLVVNERIDREQLCGDVTPCSFSFEVILENPMELHQITISIQDQNDNPPQVLYPVQTGGSVVAEMVPRVADVGYLVTKVVAVDVDSGQNAWLSYKLQKATDRALFEVGLQNGEIRTIRQVNDKDAVKQRLTVIVEDNGQPSRSAAVIVNVAVADSFPEVLSEFTDFTHDKEYNDNLTFYLVLALAVVSFLFITCVVVIISVKIYRWRQSRTLFHSNLPVIPYYPPRYSDTLGTGTLQHVYNYEVCRTTDSRKSDCKFGRAGSQNVLIMDPSSTGTMQRIQSEKSILDEPDSPLELFPC
- the LOC109979957 gene encoding protocadherin beta-4-like, which produces MACGIFPFSLCVKWRTGCRQNWLLLVFFLYLNQMVGGHIRYTIPEEMKKGSLIGNVAQDLGLDLKRLRSGWARIVTGENIQYTELKTDKGTLVVNERIDREQLCGDVTPCSFSFEVILENPMELHPVKIVIQDQNDNPPQVLYPVQTGGSVVAEMVPRVADVGYLVTKVVAVDVDSGQNAWLSYELQKATDRALFEVGLQNGEIRTIRQVNDKDAVKQRLTVIVEDNGQPSRSAAVIVNVAVADSFPEVLSEFTDFTHDKEYNDNLTFYLVLALAVVSFLFITCVVVIISMKIYRWRQSRTLYHSNLPVIPYYPPRYSDTLGTGTLQHVYNYEVCRTTDSRKSDCKFGRAGSQNVLIMDPSSTGTMQRIQSEKSILDEPDSPLEVSLLK